One Ignavibacterium sp. DNA segment encodes these proteins:
- the nosZ gene encoding Sec-dependent nitrous-oxide reductase: MKNISKKFLFGAFGAMLLIVLAYVGCNQSKSSLSGNEAERVYVAPGNYDEFYLFTSGGFSGQMGVYGLPSGRHFKTISVFSQNPETGYGYSEETKAMLNTTYGFIPWDDSHHPELSMTDGVPDGRFIFINGNNTPRVARIDLKEFETKEIIEIPNSAGNHGSPFVTENTEYIVASTRFSVPIPQSDVSISSYKENFKGTISFIKLDPQTENMNLEFQIIVPGFNYDLAHAGKGPSHDWAFFTSYNSEQANTLLEINASKNDKDFIAAINWKKAEQYLKEGKAKTVSAEYYRNYVDEKTHTAVSQLNKQVKVLDPKDCPGMIYYLPTPKSPHGVDVDPTGQYIVAGGKLATVIPVHSFDKMIKAIEDKQFDGEINGIPILKYDAVVAGEVSNPGLGPLHTEFDGNGYAYTSSFISSEIVKWKLGTWEVVDRIPTYYSIGHLCIPGGDSKKPWGKYVIALNKITKDRYLPTGPELTQSAQLIDITGDKMKLLLDFPTVGEPHYAQAIPAELIMKNSQKIYRIEDNGNPYAVKSEKDTRVERKGNEVHIYMSAIRSHFSPDNIEGIKIGDVVYFHVTNLEQDWDIPHGFAMKGMNNSELLIMPGQTLSIKWEPKKVGVFPFYCSDFCSALHQEMQGYIRVSPANSNIQLSYSLGK, translated from the coding sequence ATGAAAAACATTTCAAAAAAATTTCTATTTGGTGCATTTGGAGCTATGTTGCTGATTGTCCTGGCTTATGTAGGATGTAATCAGTCCAAAAGCTCATTATCAGGTAACGAAGCTGAAAGAGTTTATGTTGCCCCAGGTAATTATGATGAGTTTTATTTGTTTACTTCTGGAGGGTTTAGCGGGCAAATGGGAGTGTATGGGCTTCCTTCAGGAAGACATTTCAAAACCATATCGGTTTTCTCACAGAATCCTGAAACAGGTTACGGATATTCTGAAGAAACAAAAGCAATGCTTAACACTACTTATGGATTTATTCCATGGGATGACTCTCATCATCCGGAGCTTTCAATGACAGATGGTGTTCCTGATGGAAGATTTATTTTTATTAACGGAAATAATACTCCGCGTGTTGCAAGAATTGATCTGAAAGAATTTGAAACGAAAGAGATAATTGAAATACCAAATTCAGCAGGTAATCACGGTTCGCCTTTTGTAACAGAGAATACAGAATATATAGTTGCTTCTACAAGATTCAGTGTTCCGATCCCGCAAAGTGATGTGTCAATTTCATCATATAAAGAAAATTTTAAGGGAACTATTAGTTTTATTAAGCTTGATCCGCAAACGGAAAACATGAATCTGGAATTTCAAATAATTGTTCCCGGTTTTAATTACGATCTTGCTCATGCAGGTAAAGGTCCTTCACACGATTGGGCTTTCTTTACAAGTTATAATTCAGAGCAGGCAAATACACTGTTGGAAATTAATGCTTCAAAAAATGATAAAGATTTTATTGCTGCTATCAATTGGAAAAAAGCTGAACAATATCTTAAGGAAGGTAAAGCTAAAACTGTTTCTGCAGAGTATTATAGAAATTATGTGGATGAAAAAACCCATACTGCAGTCAGCCAGCTTAATAAACAGGTAAAAGTTCTTGATCCGAAAGACTGTCCCGGAATGATTTATTATCTGCCTACTCCAAAATCACCTCACGGAGTGGATGTTGATCCAACCGGTCAATATATCGTTGCAGGTGGCAAGTTAGCTACTGTTATTCCCGTTCATTCATTTGATAAAATGATAAAGGCTATCGAAGATAAACAGTTTGATGGTGAAATCAATGGAATACCTATTCTAAAATATGATGCTGTTGTTGCAGGCGAAGTTTCAAATCCAGGGCTTGGTCCATTGCATACTGAATTTGACGGTAACGGTTATGCTTACACCTCATCATTTATTTCATCAGAAATTGTTAAGTGGAAATTAGGTACATGGGAAGTTGTTGACAGAATCCCGACTTATTATTCAATCGGGCATTTATGTATTCCCGGCGGCGATAGTAAGAAACCCTGGGGTAAATATGTTATAGCTCTAAATAAAATTACAAAGGATAGATATCTGCCAACTGGTCCGGAGCTTACACAATCAGCCCAACTGATTGATATCACCGGCGATAAAATGAAATTATTGCTTGACTTCCCAACTGTCGGCGAGCCGCATTATGCACAGGCTATTCCTGCAGAGCTTATTATGAAAAACTCTCAGAAAATATACAGGATTGAAGATAACGGAAATCCTTATGCAGTTAAATCTGAGAAAGACACCCGTGTTGAAAGAAAGGGTAATGAAGTTCACATTTATATGTCTGCAATAAGAAGTCATTTTTCACCGGATAATATCGAAGGTATAAAGATTGGCGATGTGGTTTACTTCCACGTTACAAATCTTGAACAGGATTGGGATATACCGCATGGTTTTGCAATGAAAGGAATGAATAATTCTGAGTTGTTGATAATGCCCGGTCAAACACTTTCAATTAAATGGGAACCGAAGAAAGTTGGTGTATTTCCATTTTACTGTTCAGATTTCTGTTCAGCATTACATCAGGAAATGCAGGGATACATAAGAGTATCACCGGCTAATTCAAATATCCAACTATCTTACAGTTTAGGAAAATAA
- a CDS encoding cytochrome c, producing the protein MFLLSSKGKLLFTLLLVFGLVALISCGDNTNKENSNTDKKENASGLTDFELENGIGPVKKKLDLGPIDPLLVKKGQEIFDTKCAACHKLDERYVGPAQRDIIKRRTPEYIINYMLNPDENLHRHPEAKKLLAEYMTPMPNQNLTIDDAKALLDYFRKVAEEK; encoded by the coding sequence ATGTTCTTACTTTCATCGAAAGGAAAATTATTATTTACCTTGCTGCTGGTTTTTGGATTAGTTGCGTTAATATCTTGTGGTGATAACACCAATAAGGAAAATTCTAATACTGATAAAAAAGAAAATGCAAGCGGACTTACAGACTTTGAACTTGAAAACGGTATCGGTCCGGTTAAGAAAAAATTAGACTTAGGACCAATTGATCCGCTACTTGTAAAAAAAGGGCAGGAAATATTTGATACAAAATGTGCAGCGTGTCATAAATTAGATGAACGATATGTCGGTCCTGCACAAAGAGATATAATCAAAAGGAGAACCCCGGAATACATAATAAACTATATGTTAAATCCGGATGAAAACCTTCATAGACACCCTGAAGCAAAGAAATTGCTTGCTGAATATATGACGCCTATGCCGAATCAAAATCTTACTATTGATGATGCTAAGGCATTACTTGATTATTTTAGAAAAGTAGCTGAAGAAAAATAA
- a CDS encoding GAF domain-containing protein: MEENKYTKIISELSEWGNTISSLIYFQKKICSINNWRYSEIWQLAQSNKFMVWAGYWSNNDSYFEKFSKYSSYFKFANGIGIIGKAWEKKLPVVFEDLLNERTFLRNDILIKSGLNSSISIPIIQGEKVTNVICIYFNRITEKDKKECELIFNSLKEISLNENFVNPDKANLTNFK, translated from the coding sequence ATGGAAGAGAACAAATACACAAAAATAATATCTGAGTTGAGTGAATGGGGGAATACAATATCTTCATTAATATATTTTCAAAAAAAAATCTGCAGTATAAATAACTGGCGCTATTCTGAGATTTGGCAATTAGCTCAATCAAATAAGTTTATGGTTTGGGCTGGTTATTGGAGTAACAATGACAGTTATTTTGAAAAGTTCTCTAAGTATAGTTCATATTTTAAATTTGCAAACGGAATAGGAATTATCGGAAAAGCCTGGGAAAAAAAGCTCCCAGTAGTGTTTGAAGATTTACTGAATGAACGTACTTTCTTAAGAAATGATATATTGATCAAATCCGGATTGAATTCTTCTATAAGCATCCCGATTATTCAAGGGGAGAAAGTAACAAATGTAATCTGTATTTATTTCAATAGAATTACAGAAAAGGATAAAAAAGAGTGTGAATTGATCTTTAATTCGTTAAAAGAAATCTCTTTGAATGAAAATTTTGTGAATCCTGATAAAGCAAATTTGACAAATTTCAAATAA
- a CDS encoding cupin domain-containing protein, whose protein sequence is MSEIIKHEKLIEAINYQDGSIVSKQIVKKPNGNITLFAFSKDESLTEHTSPYEAIVYLADGEMEITIGGNPHYIKKGEYLIMPADIPHGLKAMSNSKMLLTMIK, encoded by the coding sequence ATGTCAGAAATAATTAAACACGAAAAATTAATTGAAGCAATTAACTATCAGGATGGTTCAATTGTGAGTAAGCAGATAGTTAAAAAACCAAATGGAAACATTACATTGTTCGCTTTTTCCAAAGATGAATCTTTAACTGAACACACATCACCTTATGAAGCTATAGTTTATTTGGCTGATGGTGAAATGGAGATAACAATCGGAGGAAATCCGCACTACATAAAGAAAGGTGAATATCTGATTATGCCTGCGGACATTCCACATGGATTGAAAGCAATGTCTAATTCTAAGATGTTGTTAACAATGATAAAGTAA
- a CDS encoding formate--tetrahydrofolate ligase, producing MPTDLEISRQVKLKSIKEIIDQLGISEDDFDYYGKYTGKIKLNVLDKLKNNPDGKLILVTAMSPTNFGEGKTLTTIGLGQALNQLGKKGIIAIREPSVGPVFGMKGGAAGGGHSQVLPMEMINLHFNGDFGAITAAHNLLAAMLDNHILKGNDLGIDVTNILWNRTMDMNDRALRQIVVGLGGRVNGVPRETGFVITAASEVMAILALAESRTDLKRRLGEIAVGYNHKQEIVHAKDLQANNAMAVLLNDAIMPNLVQTNENTPALVHAGPFANIAHGTNSVIADKIALKLADYVVTECGFGSDLGAEKFFDIVCRKNPMWPSAVVIVATCRAIKYHGGVKSKPESLLYEENPQAFKKGLGNLEVHIKNMKKFGVPVIVAINRFPKDTPDEIKMITELCEKLGVEVAPHEAYAKGGKGTIELAEKTIKLVEANKNPQKKFMYELDMSVEEKIRALSSNIYGAKDVYFEKRAKAKIEKFVQSGFGNLPICIAKTQMSLSDNPKVIGVPDEWVLTVSDVNLSAGAGFLVVVCGDMMLMPGLPKIPAAAKMDVTEEGEIIGLF from the coding sequence ATGCCTACAGATCTAGAAATATCACGCCAGGTAAAACTAAAAAGTATCAAAGAAATAATTGATCAATTAGGAATATCTGAGGATGATTTTGATTATTATGGTAAATACACCGGCAAGATCAAACTAAATGTTCTTGATAAACTTAAAAACAATCCTGATGGTAAACTTATCTTAGTTACTGCGATGAGTCCTACCAATTTTGGAGAAGGTAAAACATTAACAACAATCGGATTAGGGCAGGCATTAAATCAATTAGGTAAAAAAGGAATTATTGCTATACGCGAGCCTTCTGTTGGTCCGGTTTTCGGTATGAAGGGTGGTGCTGCCGGCGGAGGACATTCGCAGGTTTTGCCGATGGAAATGATTAATCTCCATTTTAACGGTGACTTTGGTGCAATCACTGCTGCACATAATCTGCTTGCTGCTATGCTTGATAATCATATACTCAAAGGAAACGATCTTGGTATTGATGTTACAAATATTCTCTGGAATAGAACAATGGATATGAATGACAGAGCACTGCGTCAGATAGTTGTTGGATTAGGCGGTCGTGTCAATGGAGTGCCGAGAGAAACCGGATTTGTAATTACTGCTGCGTCTGAAGTAATGGCTATTCTTGCATTGGCAGAATCACGGACAGATTTAAAAAGACGACTTGGTGAAATTGCTGTTGGATATAATCACAAGCAGGAGATAGTGCACGCCAAGGATCTTCAGGCTAATAATGCAATGGCAGTTTTACTTAATGATGCTATTATGCCAAATCTTGTTCAGACTAATGAAAATACTCCGGCTTTAGTTCACGCTGGTCCTTTTGCAAATATCGCTCATGGTACTAATAGTGTTATTGCTGATAAAATTGCACTTAAGCTTGCTGATTATGTCGTTACAGAGTGCGGATTTGGTTCAGACTTGGGTGCAGAGAAATTTTTTGATATTGTATGTCGAAAAAATCCGATGTGGCCATCAGCAGTTGTAATTGTTGCTACGTGCAGAGCTATCAAATATCACGGCGGAGTAAAATCAAAACCCGAATCGCTGTTGTATGAAGAAAATCCCCAAGCATTTAAAAAAGGTTTAGGTAATCTTGAAGTTCACATAAAGAATATGAAAAAGTTTGGTGTTCCGGTTATTGTTGCAATCAACAGGTTCCCAAAAGATACTCCTGATGAAATAAAGATGATTACTGAATTGTGCGAAAAACTTGGTGTTGAAGTTGCCCCTCATGAAGCTTATGCCAAGGGCGGCAAAGGAACAATTGAGTTAGCAGAAAAGACAATAAAATTAGTCGAAGCAAATAAAAATCCGCAAAAGAAATTTATGTATGAACTTGATATGTCAGTTGAAGAAAAGATTCGTGCCCTTTCTTCAAATATTTACGGAGCTAAAGATGTTTATTTTGAAAAACGTGCAAAGGCTAAAATAGAAAAATTTGTCCAGTCTGGTTTTGGAAATTTACCAATCTGTATTGCTAAGACACAGATGTCTCTATCAGATAATCCAAAAGTTATTGGTGTACCTGATGAGTGGGTTTTGACTGTTAGTGATGTTAATCTTTCTGCTGGAGCAGGATTTTTAGTAGTTGTTTGCGGTGATATGATGTTGATGCCGGGTTTACCAAAGATACCCGCTGCTGCAAAAATGGATGTAACCGAAGAAGGAGAAATAATCGGATTGTTTTAA
- a CDS encoding class I SAM-dependent methyltransferase — protein sequence MSNKTLDFDQGHWILAKMGKKVLRPGGKELTMKLINNLNIQQTDEIVEFAPGLGFTASVALRKNPKSYTGVELNEEAASILRKNIIGQNGYDRRIVIGNAANSTLSENSYDKVYGEAMLTIQADHRKSEIIREAYRILKPGALYGIHELGLTPDNLNEETKSIIQRELAQTIKVNARPLTISEWSKLLENEGFKIVKVETNSMSLLELKRMIDDEGLLRTLKITFNIIVHPKERKRILAMRETFRKYKDSMNAVVIIARKN from the coding sequence ATGAGTAATAAAACATTAGATTTCGATCAGGGGCATTGGATTTTAGCAAAGATGGGGAAAAAAGTTTTGCGTCCCGGCGGTAAAGAGCTGACAATGAAGCTTATTAATAATCTGAATATTCAGCAAACCGATGAAATTGTGGAATTTGCACCAGGCTTAGGTTTTACAGCTTCAGTTGCATTGCGAAAAAATCCTAAGTCTTATACCGGTGTAGAACTAAATGAAGAAGCAGCATCTATTTTAAGAAAAAATATTATCGGACAGAACGGTTATGACAGGAGAATAGTAATTGGCAATGCGGCTAATTCTACGCTAAGTGAAAATTCATATGATAAAGTCTATGGTGAAGCAATGCTTACAATTCAGGCTGATCATAGAAAGTCTGAAATAATACGAGAGGCTTACCGTATTCTGAAACCCGGTGCATTATATGGCATACACGAACTTGGTTTAACTCCTGATAATCTTAACGAAGAAACTAAATCTATTATTCAACGGGAACTTGCTCAGACAATAAAAGTAAATGCACGCCCTTTAACAATCAGTGAATGGTCTAAGCTTCTGGAAAATGAAGGGTTCAAGATTGTAAAAGTAGAAACTAATTCGATGAGTTTACTTGAATTGAAACGTATGATTGACGATGAAGGATTATTAAGAACTCTAAAGATAACATTTAATATTATTGTACATCCAAAAGAGCGGAAGAGAATCCTGGCAATGAGGGAAACATTCAGAAAATATAAAGATAGTATGAATGCTGTGGTGATTATTGCCCGGAAAAACTAA